The following is a genomic window from Pedobacter sp. KBS0701.
ACCGACAGGCAGCACGTGGCCGTTATTGGCGATGGTGCCATGACAGCTGGTTTAGCTTTTGAAGGATTAAACCATGCAGGGATCGAAAACAGTAATGTGCTTGTGATCCTGAATGATAACTGTATGTCTATCGATCCGAATGTAGGTGCACTTAAAGAATATCTAACCAGTATCACCATTTCAAAATCTTATAATCGTTTTCGTGATGACATTTCTCATGTACTCACAGGGCTATCTAAGCTTGGCCCAAATGCACATAAATACGTTAAGAAAATAGAGAAGAGTATTAAAGGCACGTTACTCAAACAAAGTAATTTATTTGAGGCATTAAACTTCAGGTACTTTGGTCCTGTTGACGGGCACGATGTAACACGCCTGGCGCAAACCATAAAAGATTTATCTGCTATTCCGGGGCCTAAACTTCTACATTGTATTACAGTAAAAGGAAAAGGTTTTGCCCTGGCAGAAAAAGACCAAACCAAATGGCATGCCCCGGGTTTATTCGATAAGATTACAGGCGAAATCAAAAAAAGCATTCCAGATAAGCCGCAACCACCAAAATATCAGGATGTTTTCGGGCATACCATGGTAGAACTGGCTGAGGCTAACGATAAAATTGTAGGCATTACACCAGCAATGCCATCCGGCTCATCATTAAACATTATGATGAAAGCAATGCCGAAACGCGCATTCGATGTAGGTATTGCAGAACAACATGCGGTAACTTTCTCCGCCGGCCTGGCTACGCAAGGATTGGTTCCTTTCTGCAATATCTATTCAAGTTTCATGCAAAGGGCATACGATCAGGTAATCCACGATGTAGCCATCCAGAAACTAAACGTAGTTTTCTGTCTGGATAGGGCTGGTCTGGCAGGTGCCGATGGTGCAACACACCATGGTGCTTACGATATCGCCTATATGCGCTGTATACCCAATCTAATCATTTCTTCCCCTATGAATGAAGAAGAGCTTCGTAACCTGATGTTTACAGCTCAACAAGAAAATATAGGGCCTTTTGTAATCCGTTACCCCCGCGGAAATGGGGTAATGCCCGATTGGAAGAGACCTTTCAAAGCATTGGAAATTGGTGAAGGCCGTAAAATTTGTGACGGGGAAGACGTAGCACTATTAACTATTGGCCACGTGGGTAATTTTGCTGTTGAAGCATGTACAGAATTAAATAGCGAGGGTTTTTATCCTGCGCATTACGATTTACGTTTTGTCAAACCACTGGATGAAGTTTTATTGAACGAGGTATTTTCCAAATACAAAAATGTGATCACTGTTGAAGATGGTTCATTACCAGGAGGGGTAGGTGCTGCAGTATTGGAATTTATGGCCGATAATAACTATAACGCACAGGTAGTCAGACTTGGAATCCCTGATAAGTTTGTTGACCATGGAGAACAGCCCGAGCTCTGGGCAGAGTGTGGCTATGATAAAGATGCCATCGTTAAGGCAGTTAAAAACGTTGCCGTTAAGCGTGTTACCGATAAAATGGCGGGATAAAGCCCATTTTATCGGTATAATTACCTGTTTCGGTTTAACGCTTTGAGCTTAGATCTTAAGTCTATTGAACGCTGATGGTACAGAACTGACCAGCATATATTGTTCTAGCCGCCAAAATTCAAAATCAATAACCATAATCAGAGAAAAAGGGGCTTTCTACCTATTTCCCAAAGTCAAAAATTGGCTATAAGTCCCACACGGTTAATCAGCCAGATCATGATTCCTTCCTTTTAGTTCAGTTTGGAGATCCAAAACTACCCTATCAATGACACGATTCACCTGGTCAATCATTGGGATAAGTTCTGAAACCGGAGCGTTTTCATCGCTTAAGGATTCAATATCCCTTATTACACGCTGAATCGAAATAATACCAAGGTGATCAATGGTTGACTTAAGCTTATGTGCCAGTTTTGATATATTTGGAAGGTCAGTATTTTCTACAGAGTAGTTTAGATCACGGAGGGTAACGGGCATCTGATCGCAGAATAGCTGAATCATTTTGGTAACAAAATCCTCCTTCCCCTTACTTATAACATACAGGCCATCCAGACTGTAAAGCGGAAGCACAGCTTCCGGCTGATCAGGCGCTACTGCTTTTTTTATCATCCATTTATCGATCACTGTAATAAAAAGTTCTTCGTTTATCGGTTTTGTAATATAATCGTCCATGCCCGCAGCAATACACTTTTCCCTTTCCCCGCTTATTGCAGAGGCTGTGAGCGCAATGATAGGCCCGTTATAGCCACCATCCCTTAATAATCGTGTTGTATCGTAACCATTCATAACTGGCATCTGAATATCCATAAGGATCAGGTCAAAATCTTCCCTATCAACCATCTCAAGAGCGATCTCCCCACTCTCAGCGACCATGATCTGAGGACCAAAGTTTAATAGTATAGTTGAAGCAACAAGCCTGTTCATTTCGTTGTCGTCAACAATGAGAATCCTCCTGCCTGAAAACAGGTCATCACTAAGCGCTAATTTTGGTTCCACGGGGAGATCGGTCCCAACACCTTTCTTCAGCCTGATGACAAACGAAATGTCAGAACCCTTCCCCTTTTCACTCTTAACATTAAAATATCCACCCATTTGAGCAACCAGCTTCTTAGATATACTCATTCCCAGGCCAGTTCCACCATACCTGCGTGATACAGACTCATACTCCTGGCTGAAGTTGTCAAAAAGACGTTTAATAAATTCAGGCTCCATTCCTATTCCAGTGTCCCTCACCAGAATCTCAATTTCCTGAGCATCATCAAAATCTGCCAGAAGGCTTACCGTAAGGGATACAAATCCCGTGTCTGTAAATTTTATGGCGTTGCTTAACAAATTTAATACTACCTGACTGATCCTAAAGGGATCTCCTATCAAAACTGGTGCGATATCATCATAGTGGGGTTGAAGATAATGGATTACCAACCCTTTTTTTTCAGCCCTGTGTATAATCACCTGAATTACCTCCCTGAGTACATTGGAAATATTCAGCCCGATATATTCGAGATTCACTTTACCGGCTTCAATCTTTGAAAGATCTAAAATATCATCAATAATGACCAGTAAGTTCTTTGATGCTGTTTGTATGGTCTGGATGCAGTAATCCTGCTCAACAGTAAGGTTGGTCCTGGAAAGCTGGTTAGCCATATTGATGATTGCGTTCATAGGCGTTCTAATCTCATGGCTCATATTCGCCAGAAACATGTCCTTGCTATTGGCAGCTTTTTCAGCCTCTAATTTTGAAGCGATCAGTTCGAGTTCCTGTTGCTTGTTACGGGTAATTTCAAAATTGACCAGGAGAGAACCGATTACTTCACTTTTATTGTTAAAATTTATGGTCCTGCATATCAGCCACCATTTCCGCTCGCCTTTCGCATCCAAAAACTGGATTTCACTTACCTCTGCATTGATGCTTTCATAACTTATCGCATCACCCTCTTTCGAGAATAGCTTGCCGTTAAACAATTCTGAGACTGATCTGCCTTTAATGTCTGTAAAATCGTATCCTGATATTTCACAAAAGCTGTTATTTGCATAAACAATCTGCTCTTCTATATCCAGTTCCAGCAAACCAAGCTTCATGTTTGCGATAACATTATAATAACTGTGTTCGTTAACAGAAAACGGCAGGTTTTCCATTTGGCTATCTTGATCTCTATCAACTACTAAACCTCCTATAGCAGGCTTAGGCGTGTTAAGGAGTGATTGCCCGTATCCGGCGAAAAAAAATAAATTTTGAGCAAAGATTTTTTCCCATCTTCCATTTATCCGCACAGGCTGTTTTTTAATCGTCATCCCAGTGCTTCCCAAATCAGGATATTGATCATCTTTACCGGTATGGAGATCTTCGAAATGATCGAAAATCGGTTCACCAACACAGTTACCGCTGATTTCTTCCAGGCGCTCAGCCAGTTCAACTATATTCATATCTGCATCAACGATGACAAAGAACGGAAATAGCCGGTTAAGCTGGGCGCTGTCCAGCGACAAAAGGTTTCTGTTTATCATTTTTATACTATTATAGCGGTAAATTAGGAACTATATCGTACAGGCAGGGCCATAATGCCTTACCTCATCCCCTGCCAACTAGAACAATAACAAGGAGCCAAAGTTCTATAGAAAGAGAAATTATGTTTAAGGCTAATCGGCTTATCCCAATGATTTTTAATACTCCTAAAAAGAATAAAAAAAGTTATTTATTTATTTTTTCTTATAATTGCATTGAAATGTCGCCGTGCCTAAATTAAATTTATTATTTATCAAAACTGAAATTATTTCGAATTTATTAACGCATCAACGAAGATAATAATTATTGAAAATCAATTTTACATTCAAATGGTTGGCCTTTACTTTCAGACAGTGACTGTGCAAAAAAATTACATAAGAGTCCTATTCCAATAACGCTTCTTGACTAATGAACCAACAGACTAATCCTAAAGTACATATTCTCCTTGTTGAGGATGATGAATTTATGCAGGCAATACTTGAAGAGATATTGCAGACTAAATACCGCATAGATATTAGGCCTGACGGAATGACTGCACTCACTTTCCTACAGAACGGAAACATTCCGGATCTGATTATATCTGATTTGAACACGCCCAATATGAGTGGCCTTGAGCTGATCGAACAGCTAAAGACCAGCGACTTTTTCAGTTCCCTGCCAATTATGATATTATCAGGAGAGGAAAGCTCGAATAAACGCATCAAATGCCTGGAAGCTGGTGCTGATGACTTCATGGTTAAACCCTTCAATCCTGCTGAACTGGAAGCCAGAATAAAGATGGTACTCCGACGAGCCGGAAAAAGCAATTTTTAATGGCGGAGGAAGAGATCAACGGGCCGATTGAGCTACCCATCATAGCCATGATAGGCTTTGATGACTATACACAACGTACCTTTTTTGAAAACTGCAGATTTGACGGCATGCGACTCGTCTATTTCGACAATGGACTAAAGCTCGCACAGACATGGACCGAACAGCATCTTGAAATCGTGGCCATCATATCTAACAGCGAAATTCTGTCGAACGGTGGCCTTGCGCTTATCGAAACCCTCAAAAATATACAGATGCCAAGCGTACCTTTTTTTCTGGTTGTAAAGTACTTCAATCCGAATTTAAGGATCCTGGCCCTTACAGCAGGCATTTCAGATGTATTCCGGCTGCCTATGCATCAAGCCCGGGTAGAAAAACGTATTAATTTTTTTGTCCGGAACTGGACAGCACTGACCAAAAGTCTTGCTATCAGACCAAATGTGATACGCCCGATCGGATTAGCAAAAAGAACGTTTGACATTTTCTTTGCCGGTTTTGCACTAATCGTATTATTTCCTTTATTAGTGCTGGTTGCGCTTTCAATATGGCTGGAATCAAAAGGCCCTGTTTTTTATTACTCACTGCGTGCCGGAACCGGATTTAAGGTATTTAGATTTTATAAATTCCGCTCCATGTATGTTGATGCAGATAAAAAGATCAAAGATCTGATGCATCTCAATCAATATGATCTGGACCGGGTTGAGCAAAAAACAACAGCCGGGGATACCGTCCTTTGCCAGGACTGCTTACAGGCTGGGAAATGCCAGTATCCATTGTATGGCGATGGTGTACAGTGGTGTGAAAAGGACGGGGGTTATTTTAGTGCAGCCAACAGCGGATCTGCATTTTTCAAAATCGCGAATGACCCAAGGATAACAAAGATCGGCAATTTCATCAGAAACACGAGTATCGATGAACTGCCACAGCTCTGGAATGTAATCAAAGGAGACATGAGCATTGTTGGAAACAGACCCCTGCCAATTTATGAAGCTGAAAAACTTACGACAGATAGATATGTACTGCGGTTTGCCGCACCTGCAGGAATAACGGGACTATGGCAAGTGGAGAAACGGGGAAAAGGAGAAATGAGTGAGGAAGAGCGCCTCCTTCTTGATAACAAATATGCAAAGAACCAAAGTTTTTCGAACGATATCAAACTCATCCTGAAGACGATCCCTGCGCTTTTCCAGAAAGAAAGCGTTTAGCCCTAACGGCTGAAGGAGAAATTAAAAAAACTTATTATGGTTTAAACAGACTATATTCTTTGGAAAGCCTACCATTCCCAATTCTTTAGCTGAAGGAACAGATAAACTTCTAAAGAAAATCAATTTTTCCCATTTTTGTTTTTGATATTCAACAACTAATCGTAATATTAAAGAATACTAATATAACTGTAAATTCAGTTAATTTAAATGCCGGATACATGGCATAAAAATCAGGCTATTAAATAATTTGCTTTTATTTCTACTTATTAGTTTAAAGTAAAATTAACAATGCTTTACCTGACAAAAAGATGGAAATGCAAGAAAATGAAAATGCTCGTCTGGAAGCACTTTATAATTATGAAATCATAAACTCTGGACAAGAGAGGGGATTTGACAGGCTTACCGAGATCGCATCGTTAATCTGTGAGTGTGAAATATCATTAATTTCATTCGCG
Proteins encoded in this region:
- the dxs gene encoding 1-deoxy-D-xylulose-5-phosphate synthase, with translation MQVKAGPLLSKINYPADLKQYSESDLVQISQELRQYIIDVVSVNGGHFGASLGVVELTVALHYALNTPYDKLVWDVGHQAYGHKILTGRRDLFHTNRVYGGISGFPKISESEYDTFGVGHSSTSISAALGMAVASQLKGETDRQHVAVIGDGAMTAGLAFEGLNHAGIENSNVLVILNDNCMSIDPNVGALKEYLTSITISKSYNRFRDDISHVLTGLSKLGPNAHKYVKKIEKSIKGTLLKQSNLFEALNFRYFGPVDGHDVTRLAQTIKDLSAIPGPKLLHCITVKGKGFALAEKDQTKWHAPGLFDKITGEIKKSIPDKPQPPKYQDVFGHTMVELAEANDKIVGITPAMPSGSSLNIMMKAMPKRAFDVGIAEQHAVTFSAGLATQGLVPFCNIYSSFMQRAYDQVIHDVAIQKLNVVFCLDRAGLAGADGATHHGAYDIAYMRCIPNLIISSPMNEEELRNLMFTAQQENIGPFVIRYPRGNGVMPDWKRPFKALEIGEGRKICDGEDVALLTIGHVGNFAVEACTELNSEGFYPAHYDLRFVKPLDEVLLNEVFSKYKNVITVEDGSLPGGVGAAVLEFMADNNYNAQVVRLGIPDKFVDHGEQPELWAECGYDKDAIVKAVKNVAVKRVTDKMAG
- a CDS encoding PAS domain-containing hybrid sensor histidine kinase/response regulator, which codes for MENLPFSVNEHSYYNVIANMKLGLLELDIEEQIVYANNSFCEISGYDFTDIKGRSVSELFNGKLFSKEGDAISYESINAEVSEIQFLDAKGERKWWLICRTINFNNKSEVIGSLLVNFEITRNKQQELELIASKLEAEKAANSKDMFLANMSHEIRTPMNAIINMANQLSRTNLTVEQDYCIQTIQTASKNLLVIIDDILDLSKIEAGKVNLEYIGLNISNVLREVIQVIIHRAEKKGLVIHYLQPHYDDIAPVLIGDPFRISQVVLNLLSNAIKFTDTGFVSLTVSLLADFDDAQEIEILVRDTGIGMEPEFIKRLFDNFSQEYESVSRRYGGTGLGMSISKKLVAQMGGYFNVKSEKGKGSDISFVIRLKKGVGTDLPVEPKLALSDDLFSGRRILIVDDNEMNRLVASTILLNFGPQIMVAESGEIALEMVDREDFDLILMDIQMPVMNGYDTTRLLRDGGYNGPIIALTASAISGEREKCIAAGMDDYITKPINEELFITVIDKWMIKKAVAPDQPEAVLPLYSLDGLYVISKGKEDFVTKMIQLFCDQMPVTLRDLNYSVENTDLPNISKLAHKLKSTIDHLGIISIQRVIRDIESLSDENAPVSELIPMIDQVNRVIDRVVLDLQTELKGRNHDLAD
- a CDS encoding response regulator transcription factor, with the translated sequence MNQQTNPKVHILLVEDDEFMQAILEEILQTKYRIDIRPDGMTALTFLQNGNIPDLIISDLNTPNMSGLELIEQLKTSDFFSSLPIMILSGEESSNKRIKCLEAGADDFMVKPFNPAELEARIKMVLRRAGKSNF
- a CDS encoding sugar transferase, producing MAEEEINGPIELPIIAMIGFDDYTQRTFFENCRFDGMRLVYFDNGLKLAQTWTEQHLEIVAIISNSEILSNGGLALIETLKNIQMPSVPFFLVVKYFNPNLRILALTAGISDVFRLPMHQARVEKRINFFVRNWTALTKSLAIRPNVIRPIGLAKRTFDIFFAGFALIVLFPLLVLVALSIWLESKGPVFYYSLRAGTGFKVFRFYKFRSMYVDADKKIKDLMHLNQYDLDRVEQKTTAGDTVLCQDCLQAGKCQYPLYGDGVQWCEKDGGYFSAANSGSAFFKIANDPRITKIGNFIRNTSIDELPQLWNVIKGDMSIVGNRPLPIYEAEKLTTDRYVLRFAAPAGITGLWQVEKRGKGEMSEEERLLLDNKYAKNQSFSNDIKLILKTIPALFQKESV